From a region of the Corallococcus coralloides DSM 2259 genome:
- a CDS encoding sce7726 family protein has translation MHDADVRPPLVRLVQATYPEARVLPELRLEYGLVRVDVAALSSARFHGYEVKADADTLRRLPVQPHCYSVVLDRCTLVAGARHLARGQTLVPNWWGVVLAHPGPDGVTLEEVRPAADNPSPNAGATQHLLWREELLALLEEAGTARGLRSASKAQLLARLGESLPRDALRNRVRQVVCARGDWRAAPASS, from the coding sequence ATGCACGACGCTGACGTCCGCCCGCCGCTGGTGCGCCTCGTCCAGGCCACGTACCCGGAGGCGCGGGTGCTGCCGGAGCTGAGGCTCGAGTACGGGCTGGTGCGCGTGGACGTGGCCGCGCTCAGCTCGGCCCGCTTCCACGGATACGAGGTGAAGGCGGACGCGGACACGCTGCGGCGCCTGCCGGTCCAGCCCCACTGCTACAGCGTCGTCCTGGACAGGTGCACCCTCGTCGCGGGCGCCCGCCACCTGGCGCGCGGGCAGACGCTGGTGCCGAACTGGTGGGGCGTGGTGCTCGCGCACCCCGGACCGGACGGCGTCACGCTGGAGGAGGTGCGGCCGGCGGCGGACAACCCCAGCCCCAACGCGGGCGCCACCCAGCACCTGCTGTGGCGGGAGGAGCTGCTGGCCCTGCTGGAGGAGGCGGGCACGGCGCGAGGCCTGCGCTCCGCGAGCAAGGCCCAGCTCCTGGCGCGGCTGGGGGAGTCGCTGCCCCGGGACGCCCTGCGCAACCGTGTGCGGCAGGTGGTGTGCGCGCGAGGGGACTGGCGGGCGGCTCCCGCCTCGTCGTGA
- a CDS encoding C40 family peptidase, with product MPSITSQRTTFLALVLDQMHKPYRWGAKGHHADGSRVFDCSGLVTWAWHQAGGKDWRATHNTDRLWAECAPVASAADLLPGDLVLYGRAGHTTLHGSPPTDVDPDHVMVHVGAGVVVGASGGGSRTLTLADALKADAKVKVFTRFAYRPDVLGFRRLPFVS from the coding sequence GTGCCCTCCATTACCTCGCAGCGCACCACGTTCCTGGCCCTCGTCCTGGACCAGATGCACAAGCCCTACCGCTGGGGCGCGAAGGGCCACCACGCGGACGGCTCACGCGTCTTCGACTGCTCCGGACTCGTGACGTGGGCGTGGCACCAAGCGGGCGGAAAGGACTGGCGCGCGACGCACAACACGGACCGGCTGTGGGCGGAGTGCGCGCCGGTGGCGAGCGCGGCGGACCTGCTGCCCGGGGACCTGGTGCTGTACGGCCGCGCGGGCCACACGACGCTGCACGGTAGCCCGCCGACCGACGTGGACCCGGACCACGTCATGGTGCACGTGGGCGCGGGCGTGGTGGTGGGCGCCTCCGGAGGCGGCAGCCGCACGCTGACGTTGGCGGACGCGCTGAAGGCGGACGCGAAGGTGAAGGTGTTCACCCGCTTCGCGTACCGGCCCGACGTGCTGGGCTTCCGGCGCCTGCCCTTCGTCTCCTGA
- a CDS encoding RusA family crossover junction endodeoxyribonuclease — MDNAAGEDYGRCQVRLVLPYPPSANAYWKPSRGRGLVPSGEALAYKATVARLVAATGAQPLAGPVRLSLAAYRPRRVGDLDNTLKVLGDALNGLAWLDDEQVVAIYAERADDAKAPRVEIVATAARHATPEEAAAHRQARAERAAKARATRNRNRAAKAKGKASRKSLANLATPAVRRGRAGGAVG, encoded by the coding sequence ATGGACAACGCGGCAGGCGAAGACTACGGGCGGTGCCAGGTCCGGCTGGTACTGCCGTACCCGCCCAGTGCAAACGCGTACTGGAAGCCTTCCCGGGGCCGCGGGCTGGTGCCCTCCGGCGAGGCGCTGGCCTACAAGGCGACCGTGGCCCGGCTGGTGGCGGCCACCGGCGCCCAGCCGCTGGCCGGGCCCGTGCGCCTCTCCCTCGCCGCGTACCGACCGCGCCGCGTGGGCGACCTGGACAACACGCTGAAGGTGCTCGGGGACGCACTCAACGGGTTGGCCTGGCTGGATGACGAGCAGGTGGTGGCCATCTACGCGGAGCGCGCGGACGACGCGAAGGCGCCCCGAGTAGAGATCGTGGCCACCGCCGCGCGGCACGCCACGCCGGAGGAGGCCGCTGCCCACCGGCAGGCCCGGGCGGAGAGGGCCGCGAAGGCGCGAGCCACGCGGAACCGGAACCGTGCGGCGAAGGCGAAGGGAAAGGCGTCCCGCAAGAGCCTGGCGAACCTGGCGACGCCTGCGGTGAGGCGGGGCCGGGCGGGTGGCGCTGTCGGGTAG
- a CDS encoding sigma factor yields the protein MPACALRLAAVRLPPPPPGPPPAPAPDDEMEALLHLLRELPDGCPEQHRAEGRLAVLVRPHLGRAAGAIARRWKVPAEDLEQEGQVATYRAWRRFTPGREPGRCLYPAYVLRLARQAMERYAAGERNAVHVTDHALKRLRRAKKAARKEGVPVSTALRAQGLDEASILTLGEGSISTVSLDHLLAGEGDRDSAVNVETRLGLVDTTAARHQHVAERDAALTALHQLPRLQRVVAEKFAGYGRPPGSEPASRTVAQELRLSEDEVLTLHRQALRRMREAMDAKGLGPELPARAAGKLRQRRPEAPRDVRPRPAGHGAQLGLELPPVESRRPSAWGA from the coding sequence ATGCCCGCCTGTGCCCTTCGTCTTGCCGCTGTCCGCCTTCCTCCGCCCCCGCCCGGCCCGCCGCCGGCCCCCGCCCCTGACGACGAGATGGAGGCGCTGCTGCACCTGCTGCGCGAGCTGCCCGACGGCTGCCCGGAGCAGCACCGCGCGGAGGGCCGCCTCGCGGTGCTGGTGCGGCCCCACCTGGGCCGCGCGGCCGGCGCCATCGCCCGCCGCTGGAAGGTCCCCGCGGAGGACCTGGAGCAGGAGGGGCAGGTGGCCACGTACAGGGCCTGGCGCCGCTTCACGCCCGGCCGTGAGCCCGGACGCTGCCTCTACCCAGCCTACGTACTGCGCCTCGCGCGGCAGGCCATGGAGCGCTACGCGGCGGGGGAGCGCAACGCCGTCCACGTCACGGACCACGCCCTGAAGCGGCTGCGCCGGGCGAAGAAGGCGGCGCGGAAGGAGGGCGTGCCGGTGTCCACCGCGCTGCGCGCCCAGGGCCTGGACGAGGCCTCCATCCTGACGCTCGGCGAAGGCTCCATCTCCACCGTCTCCCTGGATCACCTGCTGGCCGGCGAGGGCGACCGGGACTCCGCGGTGAACGTGGAGACGCGCCTGGGGCTAGTGGACACGACGGCCGCGCGCCACCAGCACGTGGCCGAGCGCGACGCGGCCCTCACCGCGCTGCACCAACTGCCCCGCCTGCAGCGCGTGGTGGCCGAGAAGTTCGCGGGCTACGGGCGTCCTCCGGGCTCGGAGCCCGCGTCGCGGACCGTGGCCCAGGAGCTGCGCCTGTCGGAGGACGAGGTGCTGACGCTCCACAGGCAGGCCCTGAGGCGGATGCGCGAGGCGATGGACGCCAAGGGGCTCGGGCCGGAGCTGCCCGCGCGCGCCGCAGGGAAGCTGCGCCAGCGCCGCCCGGAAGCGCCCCGGGACGTGCGACCGCGCCCGGCGGGGCACGGGGCCCAGCTCGGCTTGGAGCTCCCGCCCGTGGAGTCCCGGCGCCCTTCGGCGTGGGGCGCGTAG
- the dbpB gene encoding DGQHR domain-containing protein DpdB, which produces MPEICRVALVGCGKAKLKDHATARDLYTGNLFRAHLAEAEATTPHVYVVSALHGLVPLDEQVEPYDVALRGMRREERAAWGRQVVEALARRYPANTVELLVYAGRSYAEPLRDALAAGQLESWTLVEPLRGATQGARLRILAEASRMRVAARAPLRLPALEVEQPSGRRLYLFAVDGKQVPSFATVSRVRRTEGVLEGYQRPEVLAHVTAIREYMESAGALVPNAVVLAFDSRVRFEALPGEGEGARHGHLVIPRATAPDAPDAPGFIVDGQQRLAAVRDASVTAFPLACTGFVAETVGQQAEQFILVNSTKPLPKGLIHELLPSTTAALPAALERKRLPAQILARLNLDDGSSLRGLVITQTCPRSTGKTGGKHFSAVIKDTSLLSALEDSLADGTLYDLERTGAGVDAMVSRVSAWWAAVASTWPDAWARQPKESRLSHGAGVRALSLLMDAACHFLAQEGNATPIQGDFERELALVRDACAWTSGTWAFPSGTRRWNELQNTPKEVALLAQHLGAIYRERRAARQPARRARKVGTR; this is translated from the coding sequence GTGCCTGAAATCTGTCGGGTTGCTCTCGTGGGCTGCGGCAAGGCGAAGCTGAAGGACCACGCCACGGCGCGCGACCTCTACACCGGCAATCTCTTCCGCGCGCACCTCGCGGAGGCGGAGGCCACAACGCCGCACGTCTACGTGGTGTCGGCCCTCCACGGCCTAGTGCCTCTCGATGAGCAGGTGGAGCCCTACGACGTCGCCCTCCGGGGTATGCGGCGGGAGGAGCGCGCCGCCTGGGGTCGACAGGTGGTGGAGGCGCTCGCGCGCCGCTACCCGGCCAACACCGTCGAACTGCTCGTCTATGCGGGTCGGTCGTACGCGGAGCCGCTGCGGGATGCGCTCGCCGCCGGCCAGCTCGAATCGTGGACGCTCGTGGAGCCGCTCAGGGGCGCCACCCAGGGCGCGCGCCTGCGCATCCTCGCAGAGGCGAGCCGGATGCGCGTGGCGGCGCGGGCTCCGCTGCGCCTGCCCGCGCTGGAGGTGGAGCAGCCCTCCGGCCGGCGCCTCTACCTCTTCGCGGTGGACGGCAAGCAGGTGCCCTCCTTCGCCACTGTATCTCGCGTGCGTCGCACCGAAGGCGTCCTGGAGGGCTACCAGCGCCCCGAGGTGCTCGCCCACGTGACGGCCATCCGCGAGTACATGGAGAGCGCGGGAGCCCTGGTGCCCAACGCCGTGGTGCTTGCCTTCGACTCGCGCGTGCGCTTCGAGGCGTTGCCCGGGGAAGGGGAGGGCGCCCGCCACGGGCACCTCGTCATCCCGCGCGCCACCGCGCCGGACGCACCGGACGCTCCGGGCTTCATCGTGGACGGCCAGCAGCGCCTGGCCGCCGTGCGTGACGCGTCGGTGACGGCCTTCCCGTTGGCGTGCACCGGCTTCGTCGCGGAGACGGTCGGCCAGCAGGCCGAGCAGTTCATCCTGGTCAACTCCACGAAGCCCCTGCCCAAGGGGCTCATCCACGAACTGCTGCCCAGCACGACGGCGGCGCTGCCCGCAGCACTGGAGCGCAAGCGCCTGCCGGCGCAGATCCTGGCCCGCCTCAACCTGGATGATGGCAGCAGTCTGCGCGGCCTCGTCATCACCCAGACGTGCCCGCGATCCACCGGGAAGACTGGAGGGAAGCACTTCAGCGCCGTCATCAAGGACACGTCCCTGCTGTCCGCGCTGGAGGACTCCCTCGCGGACGGCACCCTATACGACCTGGAGCGCACGGGCGCGGGCGTCGACGCCATGGTGTCGCGCGTGTCCGCGTGGTGGGCCGCCGTCGCCAGCACCTGGCCGGACGCCTGGGCCCGGCAGCCCAAGGAGTCGCGCCTTTCGCACGGCGCGGGGGTGCGCGCCCTGTCTCTTCTCATGGACGCCGCCTGCCACTTCCTCGCGCAGGAGGGCAACGCCACGCCCATCCAGGGCGACTTCGAGCGCGAGCTCGCGCTGGTGCGCGACGCCTGCGCCTGGACGTCCGGCACCTGGGCTTTCCCCTCCGGCACGCGCCGGTGGAACGAGTTGCAGAACACCCCCAAGGAGGTGGCCCTCCTCGCGCAGCACCTGGGCGCCATCTACCGCGAGCGCCGCGCGGCGAGGCAGCCAGCGCGGCGTGCCCGAAAGGTGGGGACGCGATGA